The following are from one region of the Sphingobium sp. TKS genome:
- a CDS encoding IS630 family transposase: MRDGITFTLSAADRQRLCDITAAPQSPQKHVWRARIVLLSGDGLGTSAIMAATGKSKTCVWRWQERFMNEGVEGLLRDKSRPPGKAPIPPTHVAEIVRLTHEPPPHEATHWTLRAMAKVAGVAASTVQAIWKAHGLSPHRWRSFKLSNDPAFAEKLTEIVGLYVDPPAHAVVLSVDEKSQIQALDRTQPGLPMKKGRAGTMTHDYKRHGTTTLFAALNVLDGTVIGQNMQRHRHQEFIRFLNRIEREVPADKAIHVILDNYATHKKDKVQQWLARHPRWTFHFTPTSSSWLNAVEGFFAKLTRRRLKHGVFHSLVDLQAAINRFIREYNAANPKPFIWKANSDDIIAARNRGFQTLESIH; this comes from the coding sequence ATGCGCGATGGCATCACTTTCACCCTGTCCGCCGCCGACCGTCAGCGATTGTGCGACATTACAGCGGCCCCGCAGAGCCCGCAGAAGCACGTTTGGCGGGCCCGTATTGTGCTGCTGAGCGGCGATGGTCTGGGTACCTCGGCGATCATGGCCGCGACGGGCAAGTCCAAGACCTGCGTCTGGCGATGGCAGGAACGCTTCATGAACGAAGGCGTCGAGGGTCTGCTTCGCGATAAATCCCGTCCGCCCGGCAAGGCGCCGATCCCGCCCACGCATGTCGCCGAGATCGTCCGCCTGACGCATGAGCCGCCCCCGCACGAGGCGACCCACTGGACGTTGCGCGCCATGGCGAAGGTGGCTGGCGTTGCCGCCTCGACGGTGCAGGCGATCTGGAAGGCGCACGGTCTCAGCCCGCACCGCTGGCGCAGCTTCAAGCTGTCGAACGACCCGGCGTTTGCCGAGAAGCTCACCGAAATCGTCGGCCTCTATGTCGATCCGCCGGCTCATGCGGTGGTGCTGTCCGTCGATGAGAAGTCGCAAATCCAGGCGCTCGACCGCACCCAGCCCGGCCTGCCGATGAAGAAGGGCCGCGCAGGCACCATGACCCATGATTACAAGCGGCACGGCACGACCACGCTGTTTGCCGCTCTCAATGTGCTGGACGGAACGGTCATCGGGCAGAACATGCAGCGCCATCGTCATCAGGAGTTCATCCGTTTCCTCAACCGTATCGAGCGCGAAGTGCCGGCGGACAAAGCGATCCACGTGATCCTCGACAACTATGCGACACACAAAAAGGACAAGGTCCAGCAATGGCTCGCCCGCCATCCGCGCTGGACCTTCCATTTCACGCCAACCTCCAGCTCATGGCTCAATGCCGTCGAGGGCTTCTTCGCCAAGCTGACCCGACGCCGGCTCAAACACGGGGTCTTCCATTCCCTCGTCGATCTCCAGGCCGCCATCAATCGCTTCATCCGCGAATACAACGCCGCAAACCCCAAACCCTTCATCTGGAAAGCCAATTCCGACGACATCATCGCAGCCCGAAACCGAGGGTTCCAAACGTTGGAATCAATCCACTAG
- a CDS encoding acetyl-CoA C-acetyltransferase, translating into MRRAAIVAPVRTPIGKFLGALRSVSVGELGKLVIEAVVERSRIDPALIEDVVFAQSYANGETPCVGRWAGLAAGLPIEVPGLQIDRRCAGGLQALTTAAMMVQTGAVDVAIAGGVESMSNIEYYSTDMRAGARAGSVKFHDRLERGRERSQPVERFGVISGMIETAENLARDYHIVREDCDALAAQSHRRAAVATANGWFAKEMVAVPVPQRGGAVIVDRDEGIRADTTLETLSSLRPMMKGGVSTAGNSSQQNDAASACLVVAEDRLAQLGLEPMGFLVGWSAAGCDPARMGIGPVPAVQRLFQRTGLGWDDMGLVELNEAFAAQVLAVLKGWGWHDPDRLNVNGSGISLGHPIGATGMRIMTSLLHEMQRRGARYGLETMCVGGGQGMAAIFERA; encoded by the coding sequence ATGAGACGCGCTGCCATCGTCGCCCCCGTCCGAACGCCGATCGGCAAATTTCTCGGCGCTTTGCGCAGCGTGTCCGTAGGTGAGCTTGGCAAGCTTGTGATCGAAGCGGTGGTCGAGCGAAGTCGCATCGACCCGGCCTTGATCGAGGACGTCGTCTTCGCGCAGAGCTACGCCAATGGCGAAACGCCCTGTGTCGGCCGATGGGCGGGGCTGGCGGCGGGATTGCCGATCGAGGTTCCCGGTCTCCAGATCGATCGCCGCTGCGCGGGCGGTCTTCAGGCGCTCACGACCGCGGCCATGATGGTGCAGACCGGCGCCGTCGATGTGGCGATCGCGGGCGGTGTCGAGAGCATGAGCAACATCGAATATTATTCTACCGACATGCGCGCGGGGGCGCGGGCCGGTTCGGTGAAGTTCCACGACCGATTGGAGCGCGGACGGGAACGGTCCCAACCTGTGGAACGGTTCGGCGTCATTTCCGGCATGATCGAGACGGCGGAAAATCTGGCGCGGGATTACCATATCGTGCGCGAAGACTGCGACGCCCTTGCGGCGCAAAGCCATCGGCGCGCGGCGGTGGCGACGGCGAATGGCTGGTTTGCAAAGGAAATGGTTGCCGTTCCCGTGCCGCAACGCGGCGGCGCCGTCATCGTTGATCGCGACGAAGGCATCCGGGCGGATACGACGCTGGAAACGCTCAGCTCCCTGCGGCCGATGATGAAGGGCGGCGTTTCGACCGCAGGCAATTCCAGCCAGCAGAATGATGCCGCATCGGCCTGTCTGGTGGTTGCCGAGGATCGTTTGGCGCAGTTGGGTCTGGAACCGATGGGCTTCCTCGTCGGATGGTCGGCGGCCGGTTGCGATCCGGCACGGATGGGCATCGGTCCCGTCCCCGCGGTCCAGCGCCTGTTCCAGAGGACCGGACTCGGATGGGATGATATGGGGCTCGTCGAACTGAACGAGGCCTTCGCGGCGCAGGTTCTCGCGGTGCTGAAAGGCTGGGGCTGGCACGATCCCGACCGGCTCAACGTCAATGGATCGGGCATTTCGCTCGGCCATCCCATCGGGGCGACCGGCATGCGCATCATGACATCGTTGCTGCATGAGATGCAGCGGCGCGGGGCGCGCTACGGGCTGGAAACGATGTGCGTCGGCGGCGGCCAGGGGATGGCCGCGATCTTCGAACGGGCTTGA
- a CDS encoding SDR family NAD(P)-dependent oxidoreductase, translating into MTGILDGKVVLVTGGAGGIGRECALLAAREGARVVVNDIGQGVLPDQPDKVSTAETTAAEIRASGGDAVSNSDSVTEFAAVMGMVEQAITLFGGLDAVINPAGILRDNMLHKMTEADWDSVIAVHLRGAFNISRAAVGHFRDQGQGAFVHFGSTSGLIGNLGQSNYGAAKMGVAGLSRILAMEGASRGIRSNVIAPFAWTQMTASIPVRDEASRLRVARFREGMRADQVAPLAVALASDGAADVTGQIFGARGNEVILFSQPRPVGSASRPDGWSASGLVEAGLPSLRARFTDLGASASIFNYDPI; encoded by the coding sequence ATGACCGGCATCCTCGACGGCAAGGTGGTTCTGGTGACCGGTGGGGCTGGCGGCATCGGGCGCGAGTGCGCTCTCCTGGCCGCGCGCGAAGGCGCGCGGGTTGTCGTCAACGACATCGGGCAGGGGGTCCTTCCCGATCAGCCCGACAAGGTCTCCACGGCAGAGACGACGGCCGCAGAAATCCGCGCATCGGGCGGCGATGCAGTCAGCAATAGCGACAGCGTCACGGAATTCGCCGCCGTCATGGGCATGGTCGAACAGGCGATCACGTTGTTCGGCGGACTGGATGCTGTCATTAATCCTGCCGGCATCCTTCGCGACAACATGTTGCACAAGATGACCGAAGCCGACTGGGACAGCGTCATCGCGGTGCACCTGCGCGGCGCGTTCAATATCTCGCGAGCGGCCGTCGGCCATTTCCGTGATCAGGGTCAGGGGGCTTTTGTCCATTTCGGTTCGACGTCCGGACTGATCGGCAATCTTGGCCAGTCGAATTATGGCGCGGCCAAGATGGGCGTCGCCGGCCTGTCGCGCATTCTGGCCATGGAGGGCGCCTCGCGCGGAATCCGTTCCAACGTGATTGCGCCCTTTGCATGGACCCAGATGACGGCGAGCATACCGGTCAGGGATGAAGCATCCCGACTGCGGGTCGCCCGCTTCCGGGAGGGCATGCGGGCGGATCAGGTTGCGCCGCTTGCGGTGGCGCTCGCCTCGGACGGAGCAGCGGACGTGACGGGCCAGATCTTCGGCGCTCGGGGAAATGAAGTGATCCTGTTCAGCCAGCCCCGGCCCGTCGGCTCCGCATCCCGGCCGGACGGCTGGAGCGCGAGCGGCCTGGTCGAAGCTGGCCTGCCCTCGCTGCGCGCGCGTTTCACCGACCTTGGGGCGTCGGCATCCATATTCAACTACGATCCCATTTGA
- a CDS encoding SDR family NAD(P)-dependent oxidoreductase gives MSKLAFEDRVAMITGGSDGIGLATAIRLATQGATVVICGRRAEMLEKARDAVAAAGGRPVETLQLDVADLDRLSASIEDVAERYGRLDHFVGNAFAATFKPTVSMTIEEWRRVFTVNVDATFVGTSAALKIMYRQRRGSIVNVGSQASKLGMPYLSAYAASKAALSHYSTVVAMEAAEYGVRVNTIVPGSTHTANHAAREAADPTLAAAAAAEIPLGREGSTDEIAAAIAFLLSDDAGFITGTELIADGGYIPIKRSVSVTPDREART, from the coding sequence ATGTCCAAACTAGCATTTGAAGACCGCGTCGCCATGATCACCGGCGGCAGCGATGGCATCGGCCTTGCAACCGCCATCCGCCTGGCAACCCAGGGGGCGACCGTGGTGATCTGCGGACGCCGCGCCGAGATGCTGGAAAAGGCCCGGGATGCGGTTGCCGCGGCGGGCGGCCGGCCGGTCGAAACCCTGCAACTGGATGTCGCCGATCTGGACCGGTTGTCGGCTTCGATCGAGGATGTCGCCGAACGATATGGCCGGCTCGATCATTTTGTCGGTAATGCCTTTGCGGCAACCTTCAAGCCGACCGTTTCGATGACCATCGAGGAGTGGCGCCGCGTCTTCACCGTCAATGTCGACGCGACCTTCGTCGGCACCAGCGCCGCCCTGAAGATCATGTACCGGCAGCGGCGAGGTTCGATTGTCAATGTGGGATCGCAGGCGAGCAAGCTCGGCATGCCTTATTTGAGCGCCTATGCCGCGTCCAAGGCCGCCCTGTCCCATTATTCGACCGTCGTTGCGATGGAAGCCGCGGAATATGGCGTCCGGGTCAATACCATCGTGCCGGGCAGCACCCATACCGCCAACCATGCCGCGCGCGAGGCAGCCGATCCGACCCTGGCCGCCGCGGCCGCAGCCGAGATCCCGCTGGGACGGGAAGGGTCGACCGACGAGATCGCGGCGGCCATAGCCTTTCTCCTGTCCGATGATGCCGGCTTCATCACCGGCACCGAACTCATCGCCGATGGCGGTTATATTCCCATCAAGCGCTCGGTCAGCGTGACCCCCGATCGGGAGGCGCGGACATGA
- a CDS encoding acyl-CoA dehydrogenase family protein has product MHFDLTDDQKAIGEALAKLLGDHLPQDRLVGRFDEGGLDAVLWPRLNEMGLGAVMVPAEAGGLELGLLTLAVIADALGAHGAAVPVVNNALAAWLVAAFGTPTQRDGWLEPLQSGTMIAAFALAEPEGGWRPEEWRSAGPRVTARKSHVEWGMEADLFLIGLAGGGLGLVDGRDPAVSRNPVSSLDRMRPLADIDFADAVADPLGSDAEPAALLHDALLVLLAADAYGAAGRALDMAVSYAKERTQFDRLIGTFQGLKHQMANAAAELHPCRPLIWYAAHAWDEIPQRRCYMAALTKAHVTEIAVRTARLSVEMHGGIGYTWEYPLHVFLKRTMVDRQMMGLPAALRARAAALAGW; this is encoded by the coding sequence ATGCATTTCGACCTGACAGACGATCAAAAGGCCATCGGCGAGGCGCTTGCCAAGCTCCTTGGCGACCATCTGCCGCAAGACAGGCTTGTCGGCAGATTCGATGAAGGCGGTCTCGACGCCGTCCTGTGGCCCCGGTTGAATGAAATGGGCCTGGGTGCGGTGATGGTGCCGGCCGAAGCGGGCGGGCTGGAACTGGGCCTGCTGACATTGGCGGTGATCGCCGATGCCCTGGGGGCCCATGGCGCAGCCGTTCCGGTGGTGAACAACGCTCTGGCCGCGTGGCTCGTGGCGGCGTTCGGAACCCCGACCCAGCGCGACGGCTGGCTGGAGCCTCTTCAGAGCGGAACCATGATCGCCGCCTTCGCCCTTGCCGAACCAGAAGGTGGGTGGCGTCCCGAAGAGTGGCGATCGGCGGGGCCTCGCGTCACGGCGCGAAAGTCCCATGTCGAATGGGGCATGGAGGCCGACCTCTTCCTGATTGGCCTGGCGGGCGGCGGGCTGGGTCTTGTCGACGGGCGTGATCCGGCCGTATCGCGAAATCCCGTCTCATCGCTTGATCGAATGCGTCCGCTGGCCGATATCGACTTTGCGGACGCCGTGGCGGACCCTTTGGGATCGGACGCGGAACCGGCTGCGCTTCTGCATGATGCCCTGTTGGTCCTGCTGGCGGCCGATGCCTATGGCGCCGCGGGCCGGGCGCTGGACATGGCGGTCAGCTATGCCAAGGAACGCACGCAGTTCGACCGTCTGATCGGCACTTTTCAGGGATTGAAGCATCAGATGGCCAATGCCGCCGCTGAACTTCATCCGTGCCGTCCGCTGATCTGGTATGCCGCCCATGCCTGGGACGAGATCCCGCAACGTCGATGCTATATGGCAGCGCTGACGAAGGCGCATGTGACCGAGATCGCGGTCAGGACCGCGCGACTGAGCGTGGAAATGCATGGCGGCATCGGCTACACTTGGGAATATCCACTGCATGTCTTCCTGAAGCGCACGATGGTCGATCGGCAGATGATGGGCCTGCCAGCCGCACTGCGGGCGCGGGCGGCGGCGCTCGCGGGCTGGTAG
- a CDS encoding acyl-CoA dehydrogenase family protein, producing MDLSFSDEHRCYRADLRTFLATHWTPSDARDSGKVAAFRALATQHGYLYRGIPKKFGGSEQPVDILRAQIIAEEFNRARAPKEVSGNGMSMLVPVLLELGTDWQKEHFIPQTLTGAFEWAQGYSEPGSGSDLASLRTTGELVDGHWIINGQKIWTTRAHQSNYMFCLVRTEPGAPKHQGLSYILLDFRQPGITVRPLRQISGESEFSEVFLDNVRAPADWIVGERGKGWEVSRVNLKHERASVGSASRATHLQHNLLKIARQTMVNGRPAIEDPIIRDKLAILDGYVQAQICASHYQTTLAVSGESTGVLGLSNKLNNTNIAQLVSQIASDILGDALLPMPAETGPAGPEKWNRQIMGSLGLSIAGGTSNIQRNIIAERGLGLPRE from the coding sequence ATGGACCTTTCATTCAGCGACGAACACCGGTGCTACAGAGCCGATCTCAGGACGTTTCTGGCGACCCATTGGACGCCATCCGACGCAAGGGACAGCGGGAAGGTTGCAGCCTTTCGCGCGCTCGCCACCCAGCACGGCTATCTTTACCGCGGCATTCCCAAAAAATTCGGCGGGTCCGAACAGCCCGTGGACATCCTGCGCGCCCAGATCATTGCCGAGGAATTCAACCGTGCCCGGGCACCCAAGGAGGTTTCGGGCAACGGCATGTCGATGCTTGTGCCCGTCCTGCTGGAACTGGGGACCGATTGGCAGAAAGAGCATTTCATTCCCCAGACCCTTACGGGCGCGTTCGAATGGGCGCAGGGCTATTCCGAACCGGGCTCCGGCAGCGACCTTGCGTCCTTGCGGACCACCGGCGAGCTCGTCGATGGCCATTGGATCATCAACGGCCAGAAGATCTGGACCACGCGGGCGCATCAATCCAATTACATGTTCTGCCTTGTGCGCACGGAACCGGGTGCGCCGAAACACCAGGGACTGTCCTACATCCTGCTCGATTTCAGGCAGCCCGGCATCACCGTCCGGCCGCTGCGCCAGATCAGCGGCGAAAGCGAATTCAGCGAGGTGTTCCTGGACAATGTCCGGGCGCCGGCCGACTGGATCGTCGGCGAACGCGGCAAGGGTTGGGAAGTGTCCCGCGTCAACCTCAAGCATGAGCGGGCTTCGGTCGGTTCGGCGTCCCGCGCCACGCATCTCCAGCATAACCTGCTCAAGATCGCGCGTCAGACGATGGTAAACGGCAGGCCCGCCATCGAGGACCCGATCATCCGCGACAAGCTGGCAATTCTGGATGGCTATGTTCAGGCGCAAATCTGCGCCAGCCATTATCAGACGACCCTTGCGGTCAGCGGAGAAAGCACGGGCGTCCTTGGCCTCAGCAACAAGCTGAACAACACGAATATCGCCCAGTTGGTCTCGCAGATCGCCTCTGACATCTTGGGCGACGCCCTTCTGCCCATGCCGGCGGAAACCGGGCCGGCCGGTCCCGAGAAGTGGAACCGGCAGATCATGGGTTCGCTGGGGCTGTCGATCGCGGGGGGTACGTCCAACATCCAGCGGAACATTATTGCCGAACGGGGCCTGGGCCTTCCGCGCGAATGA
- a CDS encoding transglutaminase-like domain-containing protein codes for MSDALSELGAMDEEAIDLDLAALDLSALDHPGIDLAPYRLVLQEIGTALAAQAGGAATGEDQAAALQGVLHGGFGFTGDREAYDAVVNADMIRVIDRRRGLPVALSILYVAQARRMGWTAYPMDLPGHVLVRVGPAKNTVLLDPFNQGDRFPTERLAAMIGSLTGSSQALPRIGPMSNHIVLLRLLLNQAARAEEDCDIERAIVCYERMKAVGPAYVHPRWELVRLHLLTQSYGPACSELNALLEMATTDDLRTRIETMLGAIGRQGSDRSG; via the coding sequence GTGAGCGATGCTCTGAGCGAGTTGGGCGCAATGGACGAGGAGGCGATCGACCTCGACCTCGCTGCGCTCGATCTCAGCGCGCTGGATCATCCGGGGATCGATCTGGCTCCCTACAGGCTGGTTCTCCAGGAGATTGGCACTGCGCTTGCCGCCCAGGCGGGCGGGGCGGCGACCGGTGAGGATCAGGCTGCCGCGCTGCAAGGCGTGCTGCACGGCGGTTTCGGCTTCACGGGCGACCGCGAGGCTTATGACGCTGTCGTCAATGCCGATATGATCCGGGTCATCGACCGCAGGCGCGGCCTGCCCGTCGCCCTGTCGATCCTCTATGTCGCGCAGGCCCGCCGCATGGGCTGGACGGCCTATCCGATGGACCTGCCCGGTCATGTCCTGGTCCGGGTGGGACCGGCGAAGAACACGGTGTTGCTTGATCCCTTCAATCAAGGCGACCGCTTTCCCACGGAAAGGCTGGCGGCGATGATAGGGAGCCTGACCGGTTCGAGCCAGGCGCTGCCCCGCATTGGCCCCATGTCCAACCATATCGTATTGTTGCGGTTGCTGCTCAATCAGGCGGCGCGCGCGGAAGAGGATTGCGACATCGAGCGGGCGATTGTCTGCTACGAGCGGATGAAGGCGGTGGGGCCGGCCTATGTGCATCCGCGCTGGGAACTGGTCCGGCTGCACCTGCTCACGCAAAGCTACGGTCCGGCATGTTCGGAATTGAACGCGCTGCTGGAAATGGCGACGACCGACGACCTGCGGACGCGTATCGAAACCATGCTCGGAGCGATCGGTCGTCAAGGGAGCGATCGCTCCGGATAA
- a CDS encoding class I adenylate-forming enzyme family protein, with the protein MNGVAKAIDTVLAISPASPAVEFRGRWWSWGDLNRLRGRVAAIIADSDLGPGTRVGVLMRNRAELIAPILAVFGEHHCLVGFNPNYPDAQLADDIRSGCPAVVVATSEDWDRAPVLAAAKAVGALCIAMPAAPDADAQLLVAFTPETAPSPGRRSAPGTALEMLTSGTTGKPKRIAMPRSNFEAAVLGASVFEAGRGGNDAPKLRSGVQLLMAPFAHIGGLLALMNAIIAARRSCLLEKFSVETFRDAARRHRPRVVSMPPAGLRMILDAKVPAEDISSLSAIRTGTAPLPLELAEEFQSVYNIPVLQNYGATEFGGVAGWTLADHQSVGKAKYGAVGRLNPGVDGRVVDVDSGAPLPSGETGILELRGRQVGDGNSWVRTTDLAVVDADRFLWIKGRTDDAIIRGGFKIQPADIVKALESHECVLEAAVTGAPDPRLGQVPVAAYVAKTGKASPDSAAMLDYLRARLLPYQMPTRVIAVAALPRTDSMKVSRPQLLALFDQPAG; encoded by the coding sequence ATGAACGGTGTGGCAAAAGCGATCGATACCGTGCTGGCGATTTCGCCGGCATCGCCCGCAGTGGAGTTTCGCGGACGGTGGTGGTCCTGGGGTGATCTGAACCGTCTGCGCGGGCGTGTGGCTGCCATCATCGCGGACAGCGATCTGGGGCCTGGCACCCGGGTAGGCGTGCTGATGCGCAACCGGGCGGAACTGATCGCTCCCATTCTCGCCGTGTTCGGTGAGCATCATTGCCTGGTCGGTTTCAATCCCAATTATCCGGATGCGCAACTGGCGGACGACATCCGGAGCGGCTGCCCTGCCGTGGTCGTCGCAACGAGCGAGGATTGGGACCGCGCGCCGGTTCTGGCCGCAGCGAAGGCCGTCGGCGCATTATGCATTGCGATGCCGGCCGCGCCCGACGCAGACGCGCAGCTGCTCGTCGCCTTCACGCCCGAAACTGCGCCTTCCCCGGGACGGCGATCGGCGCCGGGAACCGCGCTCGAGATGCTCACCAGCGGAACGACGGGCAAGCCGAAGCGGATTGCCATGCCGCGTTCCAATTTCGAGGCAGCGGTTTTGGGCGCATCCGTTTTCGAGGCCGGGCGTGGAGGGAACGACGCGCCGAAACTGCGCAGCGGCGTGCAGCTGCTGATGGCGCCGTTCGCGCATATCGGCGGCCTGCTGGCGCTCATGAACGCGATCATCGCCGCCAGACGCTCGTGCCTGCTGGAAAAATTCTCGGTGGAAACCTTCAGGGACGCCGCCCGGCGGCATCGCCCCAGGGTCGTATCGATGCCGCCCGCCGGGCTGCGCATGATCCTCGATGCCAAGGTGCCCGCGGAGGACATCTCCAGCCTTTCGGCCATCCGCACCGGCACGGCGCCGCTTCCTCTGGAACTGGCGGAGGAGTTTCAGTCGGTCTACAATATACCGGTCCTCCAAAATTATGGCGCAACTGAATTTGGTGGTGTCGCGGGCTGGACGCTGGCCGATCATCAGAGCGTTGGAAAAGCGAAATACGGCGCTGTAGGCCGACTGAATCCGGGGGTGGACGGTCGTGTGGTCGATGTGGACAGCGGCGCCCCCCTGCCGTCTGGCGAAACCGGCATTCTCGAACTGCGCGGCCGCCAGGTGGGCGATGGCAACAGCTGGGTGCGCACGACTGATCTGGCGGTCGTCGATGCCGACCGCTTCCTTTGGATCAAGGGGCGAACTGACGACGCGATCATCCGGGGCGGCTTCAAGATCCAGCCAGCCGACATCGTGAAAGCGCTTGAGAGCCACGAGTGCGTTCTTGAGGCAGCCGTGACAGGTGCGCCGGATCCGCGGCTGGGACAGGTCCCGGTCGCCGCCTATGTCGCCAAGACCGGCAAAGCCTCTCCCGACTCAGCCGCCATGCTGGATTATCTTCGCGCGCGCCTGTTGCCCTATCAGATGCCCACCCGCGTGATCGCCGTGGCCGCGCTTCCGCGCACGGATTCGATGAAAGTCAGCCGCCCGCAGCTATTAGCCCTGTTCGACCAGCCGGCGGGGTGA
- a CDS encoding SDR family NAD(P)-dependent oxidoreductase, with the protein MVKQRDRNYGFDSGTVIITGAASGIGRETALEANRQGLGVIAWDIDGAGLEALEHDIRTAGSDRLIATAVVDIGDVEAVEQAMKAAMAAHHPAYLVNNAGPPSGAVLPFDQALMLSLVATREMTRLWLEGAPVDPVAVNVASVAGNLLGLGEWYSAAKAGIVGLTRSMAVSRPGGLRVNAVAPGLIDTARLQATLLTERGKEIVNRNPLGRAGRPEEVAAAIMFLLSPAASLVNGTLLVCDGGSSLVL; encoded by the coding sequence ATGGTGAAGCAGCGCGACCGCAACTACGGCTTTGATTCCGGGACGGTGATCATCACCGGCGCGGCGAGCGGCATCGGCCGGGAAACCGCGCTGGAGGCGAACCGTCAGGGACTCGGCGTGATCGCATGGGATATTGACGGCGCCGGGCTGGAGGCTCTGGAGCACGACATTCGAACGGCAGGCTCCGACCGGCTGATCGCAACCGCCGTCGTCGACATCGGTGACGTCGAAGCGGTCGAACAGGCGATGAAGGCGGCCATGGCGGCCCACCACCCCGCCTATCTCGTCAACAACGCAGGCCCGCCAAGTGGGGCGGTTCTTCCCTTCGACCAGGCCTTGATGCTGTCGCTTGTCGCCACGCGGGAGATGACGCGCCTCTGGCTCGAAGGTGCCCCGGTCGATCCGGTTGCGGTGAACGTCGCCTCGGTTGCCGGCAATCTGCTTGGCCTGGGCGAATGGTACAGCGCGGCGAAAGCCGGCATCGTCGGCCTCACGCGCTCCATGGCGGTTTCGCGCCCGGGTGGGCTTCGCGTCAATGCCGTGGCTCCCGGTCTCATCGACACGGCGCGTCTTCAGGCCACGCTGCTAACCGAACGTGGCAAGGAGATCGTGAACCGCAATCCGCTGGGCCGCGCCGGCCGCCCGGAGGAAGTCGCGGCTGCGATCATGTTCCTTTTGTCGCCGGCCGCAAGTCTGGTGAACGGCACGTTGCTGGTGTGCGATGGCGGCTCCTCGCTGGTGCTGTGA
- a CDS encoding SDR family NAD(P)-dependent oxidoreductase — protein sequence MKGLQNLLCLDGKVAIVTGAALGIGRAVARRLAEAGAAVLLTDIDGERLNETVSAMTADGLRVFGMVSDASAAAAGEQVAQAAVQRFGGLDILVNNAGIYLPGAVLDVGEAEFDLMADLNVKGMYFHAQAAARIMVSEKRGGRIINLSSPAASRPNRLLSVYATTKGAVDSATKAMAKELGGYGITVNAVLPGGVDTHGTDVARARMIERLGQQSFSNDGGPSVLGRRGDPNDVANAVLFLASDMAGYVTGAALSVDGGYQL from the coding sequence ATGAAGGGATTGCAAAATCTGCTATGCCTGGATGGCAAGGTCGCCATCGTGACTGGAGCGGCATTGGGCATTGGCCGCGCCGTAGCCCGGCGTCTTGCCGAGGCGGGCGCTGCGGTGCTGCTGACCGATATCGACGGGGAAAGGCTGAACGAAACGGTGTCGGCGATGACCGCCGACGGGCTGCGCGTCTTCGGCATGGTTTCCGACGCATCGGCGGCGGCGGCCGGCGAGCAAGTGGCGCAGGCTGCCGTGCAACGGTTCGGTGGGCTGGACATTCTGGTCAACAATGCCGGAATTTACCTGCCCGGCGCCGTATTGGATGTCGGGGAGGCCGAGTTCGACCTGATGGCGGACCTCAACGTCAAGGGCATGTATTTCCATGCCCAAGCCGCCGCCCGGATCATGGTCAGCGAAAAGCGCGGGGGCCGCATCATCAATCTGTCGTCGCCCGCCGCCTCCCGGCCCAACCGTCTGCTGTCGGTCTACGCCACGACCAAGGGCGCGGTGGATTCCGCCACCAAGGCGATGGCGAAGGAACTTGGCGGATACGGCATCACCGTCAATGCCGTTCTTCCCGGCGGCGTGGATACGCACGGCACCGACGTCGCCCGCGCCCGCATGATCGAACGGCTCGGCCAGCAGAGCTTCAGCAATGACGGGGGTCCCAGCGTGCTGGGCCGCCGGGGCGATCCGAACGATGTCGCCAATGCAGTCCTGTTCCTCGCAAGCGACATGGCGGGATATGTCACCGGGGCCGCCCTGTCGGTCGACGGCGGCTATCAATTATAG